A genomic segment from Halomonas sp. GD1P12 encodes:
- a CDS encoding haloacid dehalogenase type II, which produces MQPVLAFDVYGTLIDTQGVTEELERRLADGSRAQEFARRWREKQLEYSFRVGLMGAYVTFAECTRRALIFTDRALQTGLSDNDCDHLMTLYGELPAFDDVRPALAGLKEAGFRCVAFSNGTEEAVAGLLGRAGVSAYIDDWVSVDAIKRFKPDPAVYAYLRSRLDVRPEHTWLVSSNAFDVIGARHAGLKSAWVRRRSDAPFDPWGIEPDMTVTDLESFSSRIMG; this is translated from the coding sequence ATGCAACCGGTTTTAGCCTTCGACGTTTACGGCACGCTAATCGACACCCAAGGCGTCACCGAGGAGCTCGAGCGGCGGCTGGCGGACGGCTCGCGTGCTCAGGAATTTGCCAGGCGCTGGCGCGAGAAGCAGCTCGAGTACAGCTTTCGCGTTGGTCTGATGGGCGCCTACGTAACGTTCGCCGAATGCACTCGGCGCGCGCTGATCTTTACCGACCGGGCGCTGCAAACCGGCCTTTCCGACAACGACTGCGATCACCTGATGACGCTCTACGGCGAGCTTCCCGCCTTCGATGACGTGCGCCCGGCGCTGGCCGGTCTCAAGGAAGCCGGCTTTCGCTGCGTGGCGTTCTCCAACGGTACCGAAGAGGCAGTGGCAGGGCTTTTGGGCCGGGCCGGCGTCTCGGCCTACATCGATGACTGGGTCAGCGTCGATGCCATCAAGCGCTTCAAACCCGACCCGGCGGTTTACGCCTATCTTCGCAGCCGGCTGGACGTGCGCCCCGAGCACACCTGGCTCGTTTCGAGCAACGCTTTCGATGTGATCGGCGCCAGGCACGCCGGGCTCAAGAGCGCCTGGGTGCGCCGGCGAAGCGATGCGCCTTTCGATCCCTGGGGAATCGAGCCGGACATGACCGTCACCGACCTCGAGTCGTTTTCGTCGCGTATCATGGGGTAG
- a CDS encoding CNNM domain-containing protein, with protein MLLLIVTATLAISLSFLCSILEAALLSITPSYIARLKNNNPRLHASLNTLKTNIDRPLAAILTLNTIAHTVGATAVGAQAAVVFGEASIAIVSAVMTLLILVLSEIIPKTIGATYWRALSPLLPRLLKPMILVLLPFIWLSEQITRRLGSAEHDVDLREEIKTLARVGLEEKVLDDDESRTIVNMLNLHEIAVSQAMTPRTVCVTVTPNMTVAEFDGQHGKASFTRFPVMDSAEQPFGYVHKADIYHADDDKSMSELMHSIGRVDVDHHVEEVFVSMLKDHLHMRVVYDEHGTFVGLITLEDIFETILGQDIVDETDRVTNLRHHARQRWLSRVKRGREPADMVAATKEPAQPGKEGGTP; from the coding sequence ATGCTCCTGCTCATCGTTACCGCAACGCTTGCCATCTCTTTATCGTTTCTTTGCTCCATTCTCGAAGCCGCGCTCTTGTCCATTACACCAAGCTATATTGCCCGGCTGAAAAACAACAATCCGCGCCTGCACGCCTCGCTGAATACCCTCAAGACCAATATCGACCGGCCGCTGGCGGCGATTCTCACGCTCAATACCATTGCCCATACGGTGGGGGCGACGGCGGTAGGTGCTCAGGCGGCGGTCGTGTTCGGCGAGGCCTCGATTGCGATCGTGTCGGCGGTGATGACGCTGCTGATTCTGGTGCTATCGGAAATCATTCCCAAGACGATCGGCGCTACCTATTGGCGCGCGCTGTCACCGCTATTGCCGCGCTTGCTCAAGCCGATGATCCTGGTGCTGTTGCCGTTCATCTGGCTTTCCGAGCAGATCACGCGCCGGCTGGGAAGTGCCGAGCACGACGTCGACCTGCGCGAGGAGATCAAGACGCTGGCGCGGGTCGGGCTCGAGGAGAAGGTGCTGGACGACGACGAGTCGCGCACCATCGTCAACATGCTCAATTTGCACGAGATCGCCGTGTCCCAGGCGATGACGCCGCGCACGGTATGCGTGACGGTCACCCCCAATATGACCGTGGCCGAGTTCGACGGCCAGCATGGCAAGGCGTCGTTTACTCGCTTTCCGGTCATGGACAGCGCCGAGCAGCCCTTTGGCTACGTTCACAAGGCCGATATCTACCACGCCGACGACGACAAGAGCATGAGCGAGCTGATGCACTCGATCGGCCGGGTGGATGTCGATCATCACGTCGAAGAGGTGTTCGTGTCCATGCTCAAGGATCACCTGCATATGCGTGTGGTATATGACGAGCACGGCACGTTCGTGGGGCTGATTACGCTCGAGGATATCTTCGAAACCATTCTGGGCCAGGACATTGTCGATGAAACCGACCGCGTCACGAACCTGCGCCATCACGCCAGACAGCGCTGGCTCTCTCGGGTCAAGCGGGGTCGCGAGCCGGCTGATATGGTCGCGGCAACGAAAGAGCCGGCTCAACCGGGCAAAGAAGGTGGAACGCCGTAG
- a CDS encoding Lrp/AsnC family transcriptional regulator, with amino-acid sequence MLKLDRYDLKILDILSRDGRITKSKLAEAINLSISPCWERVKRLEKAGVIEGYTVCINAEALVPRNPVWVQIELKAHNVESFSRFEALVLETPEVTECVAVGGGVDYLVKFEARSIDSYQRQMDRWLVSEAGIERYFTYIVTKTVKRQPLALEFDEPS; translated from the coding sequence GTGCTGAAACTCGACCGCTATGACCTGAAGATTCTCGACATTCTCAGCCGCGATGGACGCATCACCAAGTCCAAACTGGCCGAGGCGATCAATCTATCGATCAGCCCCTGCTGGGAGCGGGTCAAGCGGCTCGAGAAGGCCGGGGTCATCGAGGGGTATACCGTCTGTATCAACGCCGAGGCTCTGGTGCCGCGCAACCCGGTGTGGGTGCAGATCGAGCTCAAGGCGCACAACGTGGAGAGCTTTTCGCGCTTCGAGGCGCTGGTGCTCGAAACGCCGGAGGTCACCGAGTGCGTGGCGGTCGGCGGCGGCGTGGATTACCTGGTGAAGTTCGAAGCACGCTCGATCGACAGCTATCAGCGCCAGATGGATCGCTGGCTGGTCTCAGAGGCCGGTATCGAGCGCTACTTTACGTATATCGTGACCAAGACCGTCAAGCGCCAACCGCTGGCGCTCGAGTTCGACGAGCCGTCATGA
- a CDS encoding NAD-dependent succinate-semialdehyde dehydrogenase, with protein MTTYAATLSNRLDDPRLFRQYAYVNGKWTHGEGGREEGVVDPATGETIGHIPLLEASQITAAVDAAESAFSQWRLLRADERCERLLAWYDLIQAHREDLARIMTLEQGKPLPDARGEVEYGASFVRWFAEEGKRTYGDTIPSHIPNASLGTIKEPVGIAAMITPWNFPLAMITRKAAAALAAGCPVIVKPANETPFSALALAELAERAGIPAGIFNVVLGEPAEVSKILCREPRIRALSFTGSTRVGRLLIEQSADTVKRLSLELGGNAPFIVGPDMDPREAALAAVAAKFQTAGQDCLAANRILVHASIHDEFVAHFTERMAALTVGNGFKGEVDLGPLIHRQAVEKAAAIVDDALSKGATLIAGDQQKAPGENFFMPVLLTGVTPKMKVWREENFAPVAGITAFESDDEVISMANDTEYGLAAYVYTHDIRRIWKLLRALEYGMVSVNSVKMTGPPVPFGGVKQSGLGREGGASGIDEYLETKYYCLGALGSVSGS; from the coding sequence ATGACCACGTACGCCGCCACACTGTCCAATCGTCTGGATGACCCGCGTCTGTTTCGCCAGTACGCCTACGTGAACGGCAAGTGGACCCACGGCGAGGGCGGACGCGAGGAGGGCGTCGTCGATCCCGCCACGGGAGAGACGATCGGCCATATTCCGCTGCTCGAGGCCAGCCAAATCACCGCCGCCGTTGACGCCGCCGAGTCCGCCTTCAGCCAGTGGCGGCTGCTGCGCGCCGACGAGCGCTGCGAGCGCCTGCTTGCTTGGTACGATCTGATTCAGGCCCATCGCGAGGATCTGGCCCGCATCATGACCCTGGAACAGGGCAAACCGCTGCCGGATGCCCGCGGCGAAGTGGAGTACGGTGCCAGCTTCGTGCGCTGGTTTGCCGAAGAGGGCAAGCGCACCTACGGCGACACCATCCCCAGCCACATTCCGAACGCCTCACTGGGCACCATAAAGGAGCCGGTCGGCATCGCGGCGATGATCACGCCCTGGAACTTCCCGCTGGCGATGATCACCCGCAAGGCAGCGGCGGCACTTGCCGCCGGTTGCCCGGTGATCGTCAAGCCCGCCAATGAAACGCCGTTTTCCGCGCTGGCGCTGGCCGAGCTTGCCGAGCGTGCGGGCATTCCGGCGGGCATTTTCAACGTGGTGCTGGGCGAGCCCGCCGAGGTGTCGAAGATTTTGTGTCGCGAGCCGCGCATCCGGGCGCTGTCGTTTACCGGCTCCACCCGCGTCGGGCGGCTTCTGATCGAGCAAAGCGCCGACACCGTCAAGCGCCTGTCGCTGGAGCTGGGTGGCAATGCCCCGTTCATCGTCGGCCCGGATATGGATCCGCGCGAGGCCGCACTCGCCGCGGTGGCGGCGAAGTTCCAGACCGCCGGGCAGGACTGTCTCGCCGCCAACCGAATTCTGGTGCACGCCTCGATCCACGATGAGTTCGTGGCGCACTTTACCGAGCGGATGGCCGCGCTCACCGTGGGCAACGGCTTCAAGGGCGAGGTGGACCTGGGCCCGCTGATTCACCGCCAAGCGGTAGAGAAGGCCGCCGCGATCGTCGATGACGCCCTTTCCAAAGGCGCGACGCTGATCGCCGGCGACCAGCAAAAGGCGCCGGGCGAGAACTTCTTCATGCCGGTGCTGTTGACGGGCGTTACGCCGAAAATGAAGGTCTGGCGCGAGGAAAACTTCGCCCCGGTGGCCGGTATTACCGCGTTTGAAAGCGATGACGAGGTGATCAGTATGGCCAACGACACCGAGTATGGGCTGGCCGCCTACGTCTATACCCACGATATCCGTCGCATCTGGAAACTTTTGCGGGCGCTTGAGTACGGCATGGTCAGCGTCAACTCGGTTAAAATGACCGGCCCGCCGGTGCCCTTCGGCGGCGTCAAACAGTCCGGGCTTGGCCGCGAGGGCGGCGCCTCCGGCATCGACGAGTATCTGGAAACCAAGTACTACTGCCTGGGGGCACTGGGCTCCGTTTCCGGCAGTTAA
- a CDS encoding aspartate aminotransferase family protein, translating into MSQHQALIDRDREVTFHASTHLKDFAHGDAPGRVITGGKGINIVDKDGREFIDGFAGLYCVNIGYGRTEIAEAIYKQALELSYYHTYVGHSNEPQIELSERIVKAAGMNMSKVYYGMSGSDANETQLKIVRYYNNVLGRPQKKKVISRMRGYHGSGIASGSLTGLKAFHDHFDLPIDTIRHTEAPHYYLRAAEQHGMTEREFSAYCAEKLETMILEEGPDTVAAFIGEPVLGTGGIVPPPEGYWEAIQAVLNKYDVLLIADEVVCGFGRTGSAFGSHHYGIEPDLVTIAKGLTSAYQPLSGVIVGDKVWKVLEAGTGEFGPIGHGWTYSGHALGCAAGLANLDIIERENLVGNAAETGAYFQSQLKATFEGHPLLGDVRGVGLMAALEFSPEAKQRLHFDPALKVGPRVAAAALEENLIARAMPQGDILGFAPPLTINRQEVDEVIARAKRAVDRVTDELTRSGDLKTGEQEAAFTV; encoded by the coding sequence ATGAGTCAGCATCAAGCGTTAATCGACCGCGACCGTGAGGTCACCTTTCACGCCTCGACCCACCTCAAGGACTTCGCCCACGGCGACGCGCCGGGGCGCGTGATCACCGGCGGTAAAGGCATCAACATCGTCGACAAGGACGGCCGCGAGTTCATCGACGGCTTTGCCGGGCTATATTGTGTGAACATCGGCTACGGGCGCACCGAAATCGCCGAGGCGATCTACAAGCAGGCGCTCGAGCTCTCCTACTACCACACCTACGTGGGCCACTCCAACGAGCCGCAGATCGAGCTGTCCGAGCGCATCGTCAAGGCCGCTGGCATGAACATGTCGAAGGTCTACTACGGCATGTCAGGTTCGGACGCCAACGAAACCCAGCTCAAGATCGTGCGCTACTACAACAATGTGCTGGGTCGCCCGCAGAAGAAGAAGGTCATTTCGCGGATGCGCGGCTACCACGGCTCCGGCATCGCGTCTGGCTCGCTCACAGGCCTCAAGGCGTTTCACGACCATTTCGATTTGCCGATCGACACCATCCGCCACACCGAAGCGCCGCATTACTATCTGCGCGCCGCCGAGCAGCACGGCATGACCGAGCGCGAGTTTTCAGCGTATTGTGCCGAAAAGCTCGAGACGATGATTCTGGAAGAGGGCCCGGACACCGTGGCCGCGTTCATCGGCGAGCCGGTGCTCGGCACCGGCGGCATCGTGCCGCCGCCGGAAGGCTACTGGGAAGCGATTCAGGCGGTTTTGAACAAGTACGACGTGCTGTTGATCGCCGACGAAGTGGTCTGCGGATTCGGGCGCACCGGGTCCGCCTTCGGTAGCCATCACTACGGCATCGAGCCGGATCTCGTCACCATCGCCAAGGGCCTGACCAGCGCCTACCAGCCGCTGTCCGGCGTCATCGTCGGTGACAAGGTGTGGAAAGTGCTCGAAGCCGGCACCGGTGAGTTTGGCCCGATCGGCCACGGCTGGACCTACTCCGGCCACGCGCTGGGCTGCGCGGCGGGGCTTGCCAACCTGGACATCATCGAGCGCGAGAACCTGGTCGGCAACGCCGCGGAAACCGGCGCCTACTTCCAGAGCCAGCTGAAAGCGACCTTCGAGGGACACCCGCTTCTCGGCGACGTGCGCGGCGTGGGCCTGATGGCCGCTCTCGAGTTCTCGCCGGAGGCGAAACAGCGCCTGCACTTCGACCCGGCGCTGAAAGTCGGCCCACGGGTCGCCGCGGCAGCACTCGAGGAGAACCTGATCGCCCGCGCCATGCCCCAGGGCGATATCCTCGGCTTCGCCCCGCCCTTGACCATCAACCGCCAGGAGGTGGACGAAGTGATTGCGCGGGCCAAGCGCGCCGTCGACCGCGTCACCGACGAGCTGACCCGCTCGGGCGACCTCAAGACCGGCGAGCAGGAAGCGGCGTTTACCGTTTGA
- the doeB gene encoding N(2)-acetyl-L-2,4-diaminobutanoate deacetylase DoeB: MTQQASTRRPSPVSATVDFDTDGVQHGFLKLPISTDISAWGAVMIPVTVVKNGDGPTALLTGGNHGDEYEGITSLLKLSSALKAEEVSGRVIIVPCMNTPAVMAGTRTSPMDKGNLNRSFPGDPDGGVTAQIADYFTRVLVPMSDVVLDLHSGGRTLDILPFAASHVLDDKNQQRAALDGARAFGAPYAMVMFELDAERLFDTACERQGKVFVATELGGGGTSTPHSMAIAEQGVRNFLIHYGLVEGEVAMPEGGQVYLDMPDARCYVQSQHQGVLELTVALGDAVQKGQTIAYVYDMSRSGAEPVAYKAERDGVLMARRAPSLINMGDTLAVIADVVDRLEA; the protein is encoded by the coding sequence ATGACTCAGCAAGCGAGCACCCGGCGGCCAAGCCCCGTCTCCGCCACCGTGGATTTCGACACCGACGGTGTCCAGCACGGCTTTCTGAAGCTGCCGATCTCCACCGATATCTCCGCCTGGGGGGCGGTGATGATTCCCGTCACCGTGGTGAAAAATGGCGACGGCCCCACTGCGCTTCTGACCGGCGGCAACCACGGCGACGAGTATGAAGGCATCACCTCGCTTTTGAAGCTCTCAAGCGCCCTGAAAGCCGAAGAGGTCTCCGGGCGGGTGATCATCGTGCCGTGCATGAACACTCCGGCGGTAATGGCCGGCACGCGCACCTCGCCGATGGATAAAGGCAACCTTAACCGAAGCTTTCCCGGCGACCCGGATGGCGGCGTCACCGCACAGATCGCCGACTACTTCACCCGCGTGCTGGTACCGATGAGCGACGTGGTGCTCGACCTGCACTCCGGTGGGCGCACCCTCGATATCCTGCCGTTTGCCGCCTCCCACGTACTCGATGACAAGAATCAGCAGCGGGCCGCCCTCGATGGCGCCAGAGCGTTCGGGGCGCCCTACGCCATGGTGATGTTCGAGCTCGACGCGGAAAGGCTTTTCGATACCGCCTGCGAGCGCCAGGGCAAGGTGTTCGTGGCCACCGAGCTCGGCGGCGGCGGCACGTCCACCCCACACAGCATGGCGATCGCCGAACAGGGCGTGCGCAATTTCCTGATTCACTACGGGCTGGTCGAAGGCGAGGTGGCCATGCCGGAAGGCGGCCAGGTCTATCTCGATATGCCGGATGCCCGCTGCTACGTGCAGAGCCAGCACCAGGGCGTGTTGGAGTTGACCGTGGCGCTGGGCGATGCGGTCCAAAAGGGCCAGACCATTGCTTACGTGTACGACATGTCGCGAAGCGGCGCCGAGCCGGTGGCTTACAAGGCCGAACGCGACGGTGTTCTGATGGCGCGCCGCGCACCGTCGCTTATCAATATGGGAGATACGCTCGCGGTGATCGCCGATGTCGTCGACCGACTTGAGGCGTAA
- a CDS encoding GGDEF domain-containing protein encodes MYRLTSYYKALSQRAGDLTVRDHYDNYRHDERLRSIKLLTLWLAFFYFFYTLVDIYLLDDVTWRSILIRGLLVGPTTVALMLYYDRPGPIRLKELAGTCQACLGCVAWCLVIVGSHDPSVLDYFYAGLVFILVLTIVFTPPFEYSVYASLFVFACLYSTVWFLEGVTPEYVVRNLSVGVPVLVLSLMANYRFSSESLRLYMENLHVERLRGELTERNVELERLSHLDPLTGLANRRALARQEKKLAQRSASLEKATVIVVDIDHFKDYNDHYGHAEGDSALREVANAIKSACAPRDVVCRYGGEEFLVLRYGEASCHDNALAVAEHIRERVAERRIAHRGVPAGKVTVSVGVCSGALGSGTTLKELTRCADQALYDAKQQGRNRVCRREYAPSPHHANKMS; translated from the coding sequence GTGTATCGACTCACTTCCTACTACAAGGCGCTTTCGCAACGCGCCGGCGACCTGACGGTCCGTGATCACTACGATAATTATCGACACGATGAGCGCCTTCGCTCGATCAAGCTGCTCACGCTTTGGCTCGCGTTTTTCTACTTTTTCTACACGCTGGTCGATATCTACCTGCTTGATGATGTCACCTGGCGTTCGATATTGATTCGCGGGCTGCTGGTGGGGCCGACCACGGTCGCACTGATGCTTTACTACGACCGGCCCGGCCCGATTCGGTTAAAGGAACTCGCAGGCACCTGCCAGGCCTGCCTTGGATGCGTCGCCTGGTGTCTGGTGATCGTTGGCTCCCACGACCCGAGCGTGCTCGACTACTTCTATGCCGGGCTAGTGTTCATTCTCGTGCTCACCATCGTCTTTACTCCGCCATTCGAGTACAGCGTTTACGCCTCGCTGTTCGTGTTTGCGTGCCTCTACTCGACCGTCTGGTTTCTGGAGGGAGTGACGCCAGAGTACGTCGTGCGTAATCTGTCCGTCGGCGTGCCGGTGCTGGTGCTGTCGCTGATGGCCAACTACCGCTTCTCCTCCGAGTCGCTGCGCCTCTATATGGAGAATCTGCACGTGGAGCGCCTGCGCGGCGAGCTGACCGAGCGTAACGTCGAACTCGAGCGCCTTTCGCACCTGGACCCGCTCACCGGGCTTGCCAACCGCCGGGCGCTGGCCCGTCAGGAAAAGAAACTGGCGCAGCGCAGCGCTTCGCTAGAGAAAGCCACGGTGATCGTGGTCGATATCGACCATTTCAAGGATTACAACGACCATTACGGTCATGCCGAGGGAGACAGTGCGCTGCGCGAGGTCGCCAATGCCATCAAAAGCGCCTGCGCGCCCAGGGACGTGGTGTGCCGCTATGGGGGCGAAGAGTTTCTGGTACTGCGCTACGGCGAAGCGTCCTGCCACGATAACGCGCTGGCCGTAGCGGAGCACATTCGCGAGCGGGTCGCCGAACGGCGTATTGCCCACCGGGGCGTGCCGGCGGGCAAGGTGACCGTGAGCGTGGGCGTTTGCAGTGGGGCGCTCGGCAGTGGCACCACCCTCAAGGAGCTGACCCGATGCGCCGACCAGGCGCTTTACGATGCCAAGCAGCAAGGGCGCAATCGGGTGTGCCGGCGCGAGTATGCGCCTTCCCCTCATCACGCCAACAAGATGTCATGA
- the doeA gene encoding ectoine hydrolase DoeA (DoeA (degradation of ectoine A) is also called EutD (ectoine utilization D).), which produces MNEVSLPFTREEYAARLWKVRAEMASRGIDVLIVSDPSNMAWLTGYDGWSFYVHQCVLVGLEGEPVWFGRRMDANGALRTCWIDPENITYYPDYYVQNPDMHPMEYLAQSVMPGRGWHTGVVGMEMDNYYFSAKAYQSLLRELPHARFMDANALVNWCRAIKSPQEIEYLRVAGRIVEGMHSRIIEVIEPGLPKSKLVSEIYRVGIEGFVDEQGRVFGGDYPAIVPMLPTGKDAAAPHLTWDDTPFREGEGTFFEIAGVFKRYHAPMSRTVFLGTPPRDFIRAESALLEGIENGLAVARPGNRTADIAMALGAAMDKYGFDRGGARCGYSIGLSYPPDWGERTMSLRPSDETVLKPGMVFHFMPGLWVEEWGLEITESILITESGCETLANFPRQLFVK; this is translated from the coding sequence CGACGTACTGATCGTCAGCGACCCCTCCAACATGGCTTGGCTGACCGGTTACGACGGCTGGTCGTTCTATGTCCATCAGTGCGTACTGGTGGGGCTCGAAGGCGAGCCGGTCTGGTTCGGACGACGTATGGACGCCAACGGAGCGCTTCGCACCTGCTGGATCGACCCGGAGAACATCACCTACTATCCCGACTACTACGTGCAGAACCCGGACATGCATCCGATGGAGTATCTGGCACAGTCGGTGATGCCCGGGCGCGGCTGGCACACCGGCGTGGTCGGCATGGAGATGGACAACTACTATTTCTCCGCCAAGGCCTACCAAAGCCTTCTACGCGAGCTGCCCCACGCCCGCTTCATGGACGCCAACGCGTTGGTCAACTGGTGCCGGGCGATCAAGTCGCCTCAGGAGATCGAGTATCTGCGCGTGGCCGGACGCATCGTCGAGGGCATGCACTCGCGCATCATCGAAGTGATCGAGCCGGGGCTTCCCAAGAGCAAGCTGGTCTCGGAGATCTATCGCGTCGGCATCGAAGGCTTCGTCGATGAGCAGGGCCGCGTGTTCGGCGGCGACTACCCGGCCATCGTACCGATGCTGCCCACCGGCAAGGACGCGGCCGCCCCGCACTTGACCTGGGACGACACCCCGTTTCGCGAAGGCGAGGGCACGTTCTTCGAAATCGCCGGGGTGTTCAAGCGCTACCACGCCCCGATGTCGCGCACGGTGTTTCTCGGCACGCCCCCCAGAGACTTCATCCGCGCCGAATCCGCGCTTCTGGAAGGCATCGAAAACGGCCTGGCTGTGGCCAGACCCGGCAACCGCACCGCGGATATCGCCATGGCCCTGGGCGCGGCGATGGACAAGTACGGCTTTGATCGCGGCGGGGCCCGCTGCGGCTACTCCATCGGGCTCTCCTACCCACCGGACTGGGGCGAGCGAACCATGAGCCTGCGCCCGTCCGACGAAACGGTTCTGAAACCTGGCATGGTGTTTCACTTCATGCCCGGGCTCTGGGTAGAAGAGTGGGGCCTTGAGATCACCGAAAGCATTCTGATCACCGAAAGTGGCTGCGAGACCCTGGCGAACTTTCCCCGGCAGCTATTTGTGAAGTAG